One window of Sinorhizobium numidicum genomic DNA carries:
- a CDS encoding MFS transporter has translation MIPSSALPIVVGPPPRHFALRIALLFCAPLIVNGFAMPYFPVWLSTLSMTDFEIGVVLALPMFVRVITAPLAGLLADRLGERTIVLIWSGILSLATALILFFAQNFWPVLVIYALQSAVYSPYLPIVEAIALSGVRRWGFDYAHMRVWGSIAFIGATMLGGWMMGLFGGAMVLPAMAVGFGLTVLMAFAAPRIGRPRRPSPITALTEPPPQSLRQTDLQLLLIGVTLVNSSHAMLFAFSAIYWQHIGYSGTQIGILWSAGVAAEVLMFFLAKAIIRRFSVWAMIFSGCLLAVVRWLIFPMDLGFPGYFVLQCFHAFTYAIMHTGMQHKLVERVAEEQEASAQGLYFFYTGIFTAIFTFLSGYFYAWYGVAGFYSMSVVAFGGCCFAFAGWFLQPQRLASGGKTREAS, from the coding sequence ATGATTCCCTCATCTGCGCTCCCCATTGTCGTGGGGCCTCCGCCGCGTCATTTTGCGCTCCGCATCGCGCTGCTCTTCTGCGCACCGTTGATCGTCAACGGTTTCGCGATGCCCTATTTTCCGGTCTGGCTCAGCACGCTTTCAATGACCGATTTCGAGATCGGCGTGGTGCTTGCCCTTCCCATGTTCGTTCGCGTGATCACCGCGCCCCTGGCGGGCCTGCTGGCGGACAGGCTGGGTGAGCGCACCATCGTCCTGATCTGGTCCGGGATCTTGTCTCTGGCCACGGCTCTCATTCTCTTCTTCGCGCAGAACTTCTGGCCGGTGCTGGTGATCTATGCGCTGCAATCGGCAGTCTATTCGCCCTATTTGCCGATCGTAGAGGCGATCGCGCTTTCGGGCGTCAGGCGTTGGGGATTCGATTACGCGCATATGCGGGTCTGGGGATCGATCGCCTTCATCGGTGCCACCATGCTCGGCGGCTGGATGATGGGTCTGTTCGGCGGGGCAATGGTCTTGCCGGCGATGGCCGTCGGCTTCGGGCTCACCGTCCTGATGGCTTTCGCGGCGCCGCGGATCGGCCGGCCCCGCCGCCCGTCGCCGATCACGGCGCTGACTGAACCGCCGCCGCAATCCTTGCGCCAAACCGATCTGCAGCTGCTTTTGATCGGCGTTACCCTCGTCAACAGCAGCCATGCCATGCTTTTTGCTTTCTCGGCGATCTATTGGCAGCATATCGGCTACAGTGGCACCCAGATTGGCATTCTCTGGAGTGCCGGTGTCGCGGCGGAAGTGCTGATGTTCTTCCTCGCCAAGGCGATCATCCGGCGCTTCAGCGTTTGGGCGATGATCTTCTCCGGCTGTCTGCTGGCAGTCGTGCGCTGGCTGATCTTTCCGATGGACCTAGGCTTTCCCGGCTATTTCGTTCTGCAGTGCTTCCATGCCTTCACCTACGCGATCATGCATACCGGCATGCAGCACAAGCTGGTGGAGCGGGTCGCCGAGGAGCAGGAGGCCTCTGCGCAGGGGCTCTACTTCTTCTATACAGGCATCTTCACGGCGATATTCACCTTTCTTTCCGGCTATTTCTACGCCTGGTACGGGGTTGCCGGCTTCTATTCGATGTCGGTCGTCGCGTTCGGCGGCTGCTGTTTTGCCTTCGCCGGCTGGTTTCTTCAGCCCCAGAGGCTGGCATCGGGCGGAAAGACAAGGGAGGCTTCGTAG